The following coding sequences lie in one Paracidovorax avenae genomic window:
- a CDS encoding translation initiation factor Sui1 — MRLSDLGGLVYSTESGRMCPACRQPVAQCACAAARAAAVPAGDGIVRVSRETKGRGGKAVTVVKGVALPAAELAQLGKQLKAACGTGGTAKDGVIEVQGDHVERVMQALQALGHKVRRAGG; from the coding sequence ATGCGCCTGAGCGACCTGGGCGGCCTCGTCTATTCCACCGAATCCGGCCGCATGTGCCCTGCGTGCCGCCAGCCGGTCGCGCAATGCGCCTGTGCCGCCGCGCGCGCGGCCGCGGTGCCGGCGGGTGACGGCATCGTGCGCGTCTCGCGCGAGACCAAGGGCCGGGGCGGCAAGGCGGTGACCGTGGTGAAGGGCGTGGCGCTGCCGGCGGCCGAACTGGCCCAGCTGGGCAAGCAGCTCAAGGCCGCCTGCGGCACGGGCGGCACCGCCAAGGACGGCGTGATCGAAGTGCAGGGCGACCATGTGGAGCGCGTGATGCAGGCGCTCCAGGCGCTCGGCCACAAGGTCCGGCGCGCGGGCGGGTGA
- a CDS encoding DUF3820 family protein, whose translation MDPAQLERLVTVVMPFGKHKGTAIADLPGNYLNWFAREGFPPGDIGRLLALMHEIDHNGLSDLLAPLRAAARKG comes from the coding sequence ATGGACCCGGCACAGCTCGAGCGGCTCGTCACGGTGGTCATGCCCTTTGGCAAGCACAAGGGCACGGCGATCGCCGACCTGCCCGGCAACTACCTGAACTGGTTCGCCCGCGAGGGCTTCCCGCCCGGCGACATCGGCCGGCTGCTGGCGCTGATGCACGAGATCGACCACAACGGCCTGTCGGACCTGCTGGCACCGCTGCGTGCTGCCGCCCGCAAGGGCTGA
- a CDS encoding group III truncated hemoglobin has protein sequence MPDPHQLPPSSFPSPATQVAPAPPDYGAIAALVHGFYADVRAHPLLGPVFEEALADRWEPHLARMVDFWATVALGARSYRGNVQQRHRALQGVTPAHFAAWVGLWKQHTERRFAPDVAHDLQQAAHGVARNLFRALVGRLPDFAETAGHGH, from the coding sequence ATGCCCGATCCGCACCAGCTTCCACCCTCCTCCTTCCCCTCCCCGGCCACGCAGGTCGCGCCAGCCCCGCCGGACTACGGCGCCATCGCCGCGCTGGTCCACGGGTTCTATGCGGACGTGCGCGCCCATCCGCTGCTCGGCCCGGTCTTCGAGGAGGCGCTGGCGGACCGGTGGGAGCCGCACCTCGCGCGCATGGTCGATTTCTGGGCCACGGTGGCGCTCGGCGCGCGGAGCTACCGAGGCAACGTGCAGCAGCGCCATCGGGCCCTGCAGGGCGTGACACCCGCGCATTTCGCGGCGTGGGTGGGGCTGTGGAAGCAGCACACGGAGCGCCGCTTCGCGCCGGACGTCGCCCACGACCTGCAGCAGGCGGCGCACGGCGTGGCGCGCAACCTGTTCCGCGCTCTGGTGGGGCGGCTGCCGGATTTCGCGGAAACCGCCGGCCACGGGCACTGA
- a CDS encoding SMP-30/gluconolactonase/LRE family protein produces the protein MDPVNQNLLPGRLLRRPGRPMADPDFPGVRTGAACLAEVLARDAPLWVLHEGAIHAEGPAWQASHRRLLFSDVPNRRINAWYEEDGRVESLIDPAWFPNGNAVAADGSVYHCEHGRRCISRSAPGLQGEPEPVVTHYEGRRLNAPNDVAIAPDGAVWFTDPVFGIVMPAQGALAEPELTHRSLYRFDPASGVLARMADFEQPNGVALAPDGRTLYVTDTSRALGEAPGGSPGSRHEVEAFTLGAGGTLSGRRFFCSPAQGNPDGLAVDSRGWVWCSAADGVHIWSADQEYLGAVPIAETVCNVCFGGSSGRRLFIAASTRLLAIDLREA, from the coding sequence ATGGACCCAGTGAACCAGAACCTGCTGCCCGGCCGCCTGCTGCGCCGTCCGGGCCGGCCGATGGCGGATCCGGATTTCCCGGGCGTCCGCACCGGGGCCGCGTGCCTCGCGGAGGTGCTGGCGCGCGACGCACCGCTCTGGGTGCTGCACGAGGGCGCCATACATGCCGAAGGCCCGGCGTGGCAGGCATCGCATCGGCGCCTGCTGTTCTCCGACGTGCCCAACCGGCGCATCAATGCCTGGTATGAGGAGGACGGCCGGGTGGAATCGCTGATCGACCCGGCCTGGTTCCCGAACGGCAATGCGGTGGCGGCGGATGGCAGCGTCTATCACTGCGAGCACGGGCGCCGCTGCATCAGCCGCTCCGCCCCCGGCCTGCAGGGCGAGCCGGAGCCGGTGGTGACGCATTACGAGGGCCGGCGGCTCAATGCGCCCAACGACGTGGCGATCGCGCCCGATGGGGCGGTATGGTTCACCGACCCGGTCTTCGGCATCGTGATGCCCGCCCAGGGCGCGCTGGCCGAACCCGAACTGACGCACCGCAGCCTCTACCGCTTCGATCCCGCCAGCGGCGTGCTCGCGCGGATGGCCGATTTCGAACAGCCGAACGGCGTGGCGCTCGCGCCCGATGGCCGCACGCTGTACGTGACCGACACATCGAGGGCGCTGGGCGAGGCCCCTGGCGGTTCCCCGGGAAGCAGGCACGAAGTCGAGGCCTTCACCCTCGGCGCTGGCGGAACACTCTCCGGCCGGCGCTTCTTCTGCTCGCCCGCGCAGGGCAATCCCGACGGCCTGGCGGTGGACAGCCGCGGCTGGGTCTGGTGCAGCGCGGCGGACGGCGTGCACATCTGGTCGGCGGACCAGGAGTACCTTGGGGCGGTCCCCATCGCGGAGACGGTGTGCAATGTCTGTTTCGGCGGCAGCAGCGGGCGGCGGCTCTTTATCGCGGCATCCACGCGGCTGCTCGCGATCGACCTGCGCGAAGCTTGA
- a CDS encoding VOC family protein gives MTLPPSRDGDAPRDAMRQGAALDRIVAFCLVAHDGAALARFYAALGFVQEGAAWPIAAAESAILGLAGGGTRRAMRLGTARLWIDQYDRPGRPYPEAADAASSCFQHFALATDDIEAAWKHTQAAGATPISRTGPVTLPASTGGVIAVKFRDPEGHPLELIHFPDVGRRGWRGQGILGIDHSAIAVADVERSRAFYRAHGLACGDATLNRGPAQVALDGLDGVRVDVVPMHPAGPGPHVELLHYRHPQGTPPVEPWAIHDVAATRIVWQGSAPTLLRDPDGHIHQIAGAAQAGA, from the coding sequence GTGACCCTCCCGCCGTCCCGCGACGGCGATGCGCCACGCGACGCCATGCGGCAGGGCGCGGCGCTGGACCGCATCGTCGCCTTCTGTCTGGTCGCCCACGACGGAGCGGCCCTGGCGCGTTTCTACGCCGCGCTGGGCTTCGTGCAGGAAGGAGCAGCCTGGCCGATCGCCGCCGCCGAGTCGGCGATCCTCGGCCTGGCGGGCGGCGGCACGCGGCGCGCGATGCGCCTGGGCACGGCACGGTTGTGGATCGACCAGTACGACCGGCCCGGCCGGCCCTACCCCGAAGCTGCGGATGCCGCGTCGAGTTGCTTCCAGCATTTCGCGCTGGCCACCGACGACATCGAGGCCGCCTGGAAGCACACACAGGCGGCCGGCGCCACACCGATCAGCCGCACCGGCCCGGTCACGCTGCCCGCTTCCACGGGCGGAGTCATCGCGGTCAAGTTCCGCGACCCGGAGGGCCACCCGCTGGAGCTGATCCACTTTCCGGACGTTGGCCGCAGGGGTTGGCGGGGCCAGGGCATCCTCGGCATCGACCACAGCGCGATCGCGGTCGCGGATGTGGAGCGGTCCCGCGCTTTCTACCGTGCCCACGGCCTGGCCTGCGGCGACGCCACGCTGAACCGCGGCCCGGCGCAGGTCGCGCTCGACGGCCTGGACGGTGTGCGCGTGGACGTGGTGCCGATGCATCCCGCGGGGCCGGGGCCGCATGTCGAATTGCTGCACTATCGGCATCCGCAGGGCACGCCGCCGGTGGAGCCCTGGGCGATCCACGATGTGGCCGCGACCCGCATCGTCTGGCAGGGCTCCGCCCCCACGCTGCTGCGCGACCCGGACGGGCATATCCACCAGATCGCTGGCGCGGCGCAAGCCGGCGCATAG
- a CDS encoding cupin domain-containing protein → MSDPGPRPSVPYQHLYTDADGVSRFQSCALTDYELHRVGAADPQWNNSMERGDSTVVFTVQPVGWVGEWHENPAPQWIVVLSGRWWIEAMDGTRIEQGPGEFSFGGDQGCAEVDGRKGHRSGTVGDEPCCLMTVQLHRAPVRRPCELV, encoded by the coding sequence ATGTCCGATCCCGGCCCCCGCCCTTCCGTGCCCTACCAGCACCTCTACACCGATGCCGACGGCGTCAGCCGCTTCCAGTCCTGTGCGCTCACCGACTATGAACTGCACCGCGTCGGCGCCGCCGATCCGCAGTGGAACAACTCCATGGAGCGCGGTGATTCGACCGTCGTCTTCACCGTGCAGCCGGTCGGCTGGGTGGGCGAGTGGCACGAAAACCCGGCCCCGCAATGGATCGTCGTGCTCTCGGGCCGCTGGTGGATCGAGGCGATGGACGGCACCCGCATCGAGCAGGGCCCGGGCGAGTTCTCGTTCGGGGGTGACCAGGGCTGCGCCGAGGTCGATGGCAGGAAGGGCCACCGCTCCGGCACCGTGGGCGACGAACCCTGCTGCCTGATGACGGTGCAGCTGCACCGCGCGCCAGTGCGGCGGCCGTGCGAGCTGGTGTGA
- a CDS encoding DoxX family membrane protein yields MTAAIAVTFLVRCVMVLLFLPFSALDKVLGFGHAVGQAQEVFKPRWLARAVILAGLAIEVVCSLGVVSGVSDRAAAFVIAGYCFATAVLFKPFWKPGDFWSNPDGRARGLFWDFLKNLALGAGFLLLVVGTDGSGLQPFLDAPFASSQPYRSP; encoded by the coding sequence GTGACGGCCGCCATCGCCGTGACCTTCCTCGTGCGCTGCGTGATGGTGCTGCTGTTCCTGCCCTTCAGCGCGCTCGACAAGGTGCTGGGCTTCGGCCACGCGGTAGGGCAGGCGCAGGAAGTGTTCAAGCCGCGCTGGCTGGCGCGCGCCGTGATCCTGGCCGGCCTGGCGATCGAAGTGGTGTGCAGCCTGGGCGTGGTCAGCGGCGTGTCCGATCGGGCCGCGGCCTTCGTGATCGCGGGCTACTGTTTTGCGACCGCGGTGCTGTTCAAGCCGTTCTGGAAGCCCGGCGACTTCTGGTCGAACCCCGACGGCAGGGCGCGCGGCCTGTTCTGGGATTTCCTCAAGAACCTGGCGCTGGGCGCCGGCTTCCTGCTGCTGGTGGTCGGCACCGACGGGTCCGGCCTGCAGCCCTTCCTCGATGCGCCTTTCGCGTCGAGCCAACCCTACCGGAGCCCCTGA
- a CDS encoding GMC oxidoreductase has product MSHYDLIVIGSGPGGASLAHRLAPTGKRILILERGDYLRREEANWSAQAVFVEGRYQARESWIDRDGHRFAPQLHYCVGGNSKVYGAALLRLRERDFGEVRHHGGISPAWPLAYADFAPWYDEAEALFHVHGLRGDDPLDPGTTPYPFPPVRHEPKIAQLNDKLRGIGLHPFHLPLGILLDQKDDGFATPTSTCMRCSYFDGFPCLLNGKADAQVMCIDPMLRDHPNVTLLTGAYASRLETDASGRRVEGVVVERGGREERYTAGTVVVACGALSSALLLLRSANDRHPNGLANGSDQVGRNYMRHEMSIVMAVMKEVNETVFQKTLALGDFYFGSDDWEHPLGLIQMCATSHADQIKGEAPLPGLMKHLPEMPFEEMARHSMDFWLQAEDLPVPENRVYYRDGKVHLDVRETNAEALRRLQAKLKQVLDAIGWPAVLVERSLYLGKDIPLSGTAHQAGTCRFGTDPATSVLDLDCRAHEVDNLYVTDASFFPSIGAVNPTLTIIANALRVADILKGRL; this is encoded by the coding sequence ATGTCCCACTACGACCTGATCGTCATCGGCAGCGGCCCCGGCGGCGCGAGCCTCGCGCACCGGCTGGCGCCGACCGGCAAGCGCATCCTGATCCTGGAACGCGGCGACTACCTGCGGCGCGAGGAAGCCAACTGGAGCGCGCAGGCGGTGTTCGTGGAAGGCCGCTACCAGGCGCGTGAATCCTGGATCGACCGGGACGGGCACCGGTTCGCGCCGCAACTGCACTATTGCGTGGGCGGCAACTCGAAAGTGTACGGTGCCGCGCTGCTGCGGCTGCGCGAGCGCGATTTCGGGGAAGTACGCCACCACGGCGGCATCTCTCCGGCCTGGCCGCTGGCCTATGCCGACTTCGCGCCCTGGTACGACGAGGCCGAGGCGCTGTTCCACGTGCACGGCCTGCGCGGGGACGATCCGCTCGATCCGGGCACCACGCCCTACCCTTTCCCGCCGGTGCGGCACGAGCCCAAGATCGCGCAATTGAACGACAAGCTGCGCGGCATCGGCCTGCATCCCTTCCACCTGCCGCTGGGCATCCTGCTCGACCAGAAGGACGACGGCTTCGCCACGCCGACGAGCACCTGCATGCGCTGTTCGTACTTCGACGGCTTTCCCTGCCTGCTCAATGGCAAGGCCGACGCGCAGGTGATGTGCATCGACCCGATGCTGCGCGACCACCCGAATGTCACGCTGCTGACGGGTGCCTATGCCTCGCGCCTGGAGACGGATGCCAGTGGCCGGCGGGTGGAGGGGGTGGTGGTCGAGCGCGGCGGCCGGGAAGAGCGCTATACCGCCGGCACGGTGGTGGTGGCCTGCGGCGCGCTGTCGTCCGCCCTGCTGCTGCTGCGGTCGGCGAACGACCGCCACCCGAACGGCCTCGCCAATGGCTCGGACCAGGTCGGCCGCAACTACATGCGCCACGAGATGTCGATCGTGATGGCGGTGATGAAGGAGGTCAACGAAACGGTCTTCCAGAAGACGCTCGCGCTCGGCGACTTCTACTTCGGCAGCGACGACTGGGAACATCCGCTGGGGCTGATCCAGATGTGCGCGACCAGCCATGCGGACCAGATCAAGGGGGAGGCACCGTTGCCCGGCCTGATGAAGCACCTGCCCGAGATGCCCTTCGAGGAAATGGCCCGGCATTCGATGGACTTCTGGCTGCAGGCCGAGGACCTGCCGGTCCCCGAGAACCGCGTGTACTACCGGGACGGCAAGGTGCACCTCGACGTGCGCGAGACCAATGCGGAGGCGCTCAGGCGCCTGCAGGCCAAGCTCAAGCAGGTGCTCGACGCGATCGGCTGGCCCGCGGTGCTGGTGGAGCGCTCGCTCTACCTCGGCAAGGACATCCCGCTCTCCGGCACCGCGCACCAGGCGGGCACCTGCCGCTTCGGCACCGACCCGGCGACCTCGGTGCTGGATCTCGACTGCCGCGCCCACGAGGTGGACAACCTCTATGTGACCGACGCGAGCTTCTTCCCTTCGATCGGCGCGGTGAACCCCACGCTCACCATCATCGCGAACGCATTGCGCGTCGCCGACATCCTGAAGGGGCGCCTGTGA
- a CDS encoding HTH-type transcriptional regulator ArgP, with protein MLDYAGLEALAAVVREGSFERAARRLHVTPSAVSQRVKQLEERAGQVLVQRGTPCTGTEAGRRLCLHLEQVALLENELRRAHPALVPDAHAPAPTVKLAVNDDSLSTWFMDAMAAFAEGGNELLDVRIDDQEHTAQRLREGEVIAAVTATAGAIAGCNTWPLGSMHYVAAASPAFVRRHFGPDTGGVTQDTIAQAPMMVYSRNDRLQDQWLQRQGLGSRRHPPRHFLPSNQGFLRSCEMGIGWGMHPTVLIERQLADGTLVEMLPGTGMDVALYWAHPRSAQAGLERLTQCVMAAAHDWLGAGRGPRRAGASRRPGKK; from the coding sequence ATGCTGGACTACGCCGGACTCGAGGCCCTTGCGGCCGTGGTGCGCGAGGGCAGTTTCGAACGTGCGGCGCGGCGCCTGCACGTCACGCCCTCGGCCGTCTCGCAGCGCGTCAAGCAGCTGGAAGAGCGTGCGGGACAGGTGCTGGTGCAGCGCGGCACGCCCTGCACGGGCACCGAGGCCGGACGCCGGCTGTGCCTGCACCTGGAACAGGTGGCCCTGCTGGAGAACGAGCTGCGCCGGGCCCATCCCGCGCTGGTGCCCGATGCCCACGCCCCCGCACCCACGGTCAAGCTGGCGGTGAACGACGATTCGCTGTCCACCTGGTTCATGGATGCGATGGCGGCTTTCGCCGAGGGCGGCAACGAACTGCTGGACGTTCGCATCGACGACCAGGAACACACCGCGCAGCGGCTGCGCGAGGGCGAGGTGATCGCCGCGGTGACGGCCACCGCAGGTGCCATCGCGGGCTGCAACACCTGGCCGCTGGGCTCCATGCACTACGTGGCGGCGGCCAGCCCGGCCTTCGTGCGCCGCCATTTCGGGCCGGACACGGGCGGGGTGACCCAGGACACCATCGCGCAGGCGCCGATGATGGTGTACAGCCGCAACGACCGCCTGCAGGACCAGTGGCTGCAGCGCCAGGGGCTGGGCTCGCGCCGCCATCCGCCCCGCCACTTCCTGCCGTCCAACCAGGGCTTCCTGCGCAGCTGCGAGATGGGCATCGGCTGGGGCATGCACCCCACGGTGCTGATCGAGCGGCAGCTCGCGGACGGCACGCTAGTGGAGATGCTGCCGGGTACCGGCATGGACGTGGCGCTCTACTGGGCCCACCCGCGTTCGGCCCAGGCAGGGCTGGAGCGGCTCACACAGTGCGTCATGGCCGCCGCGCACGACTGGCTGGGCGCCGGCCGCGGCCCCCGGCGCGCGGGCGCTTCGCGCAGGCCGGGGAAGAAGTAG
- a CDS encoding LysE/ArgO family amino acid transporter, whose product MWALLPSSSLFSGGAASAAWLAGFTVCMSLIVSIGAQNAYVLRQAVAGRHVRACVALCVLADAVLIGAGVAGMAKLLESAPGLARVLTLGGAVFLLAYGLFAWHRALFGAGAGLRTDGERTRQGLLGVLGTLAAITLLNPHVYLDTVVLVGSIGARQEGGLKWVFVAGAASASLLWFLMLAFAGRQLQGVFARPVAWRLLDGLTGAIMLSLSFWLWQGLE is encoded by the coding sequence ATGTGGGCACTTCTTCCTTCCTCTTCGCTGTTCTCCGGCGGGGCCGCGTCCGCCGCCTGGCTGGCCGGCTTCACGGTCTGCATGTCCCTGATCGTCTCCATCGGCGCGCAGAACGCGTACGTGCTGCGCCAGGCGGTCGCCGGGCGGCACGTGCGGGCCTGCGTGGCCCTGTGCGTGCTGGCCGACGCGGTGCTGATCGGCGCCGGCGTGGCCGGCATGGCGAAGCTGCTGGAGAGCGCCCCGGGCCTGGCGCGCGTGCTGACCCTGGGCGGCGCCGTGTTCCTGCTGGCCTACGGGCTGTTCGCATGGCACCGCGCCCTGTTCGGCGCGGGCGCCGGCCTGCGCACCGACGGCGAGCGCACCCGCCAGGGGCTGCTGGGCGTGCTGGGCACCCTGGCCGCGATCACGCTGCTCAACCCGCATGTGTACCTGGACACCGTGGTGCTCGTGGGCTCCATCGGCGCCCGTCAGGAGGGCGGCCTCAAGTGGGTCTTCGTGGCCGGCGCGGCGTCGGCCAGCCTGCTGTGGTTCCTGATGCTGGCCTTCGCCGGGCGGCAACTGCAGGGCGTGTTCGCGAGGCCGGTGGCCTGGCGCCTCCTGGATGGGCTCACGGGCGCGATCATGCTGTCCCTGTCGTTCTGGCTCTGGCAGGGGTTGGAATGA
- a CDS encoding MFS transporter, which translates to MNQDPAFHSPSCSSAKEVFSLKPLLAANMACTMAMMAFVAIVGPLARQLRLPAWQAGAAVTVGGVLWMLLSRPWGVASDRRGRRAVLLAGVGGFALSYWTMCAVLMASLHFLPSALLVFAGLLLTRGAIGAFYAAIPSTGQALVADFIPAGRRASAMASLGAANAVGMVAGPALAAALAQYSLSLPLQVTALLPAIAWLVLWKALPRQENPAAAVPSTLRLSDARLRRPMAVAFIAMFCVAIAQITVGFFAIDRLHLAPGAAARAAGIALTAVGIGLIASQLVVRKLDWPPLRLIRTGAVIAAVGFGATAMAGTPAWLAVCYFVAAAGMGAVFPAFAALAANAVGGHEQGAAAGSVGAAQGLGIVLGPLVGTLLYEFGAGVPYLLVALLLAGVALWPMPSSPAQSSTA; encoded by the coding sequence ATGAACCAAGATCCCGCCTTCCATTCACCGTCATGCAGTTCCGCAAAGGAGGTCTTCAGCCTCAAGCCTCTGCTGGCCGCCAACATGGCCTGCACGATGGCCATGATGGCGTTCGTGGCCATCGTCGGCCCCCTGGCGCGGCAGCTGCGGCTGCCAGCCTGGCAGGCGGGCGCGGCGGTCACTGTCGGTGGTGTGCTGTGGATGCTGCTCTCGCGCCCCTGGGGCGTGGCGAGCGACCGCCGCGGGCGCCGTGCGGTCCTGCTGGCCGGGGTCGGAGGCTTTGCGCTCTCCTACTGGACCATGTGCGCGGTGCTGATGGCATCGCTGCATTTCCTGCCGTCGGCGCTCCTCGTGTTCGCCGGCCTGCTGCTCACGCGCGGGGCCATCGGCGCGTTCTACGCAGCCATTCCCTCGACGGGGCAGGCACTGGTCGCCGACTTCATCCCTGCGGGCCGGCGGGCGAGCGCCATGGCCTCGCTGGGAGCGGCCAACGCCGTGGGGATGGTGGCGGGGCCCGCCCTGGCTGCGGCCCTGGCACAGTACAGCCTGAGCCTGCCGCTCCAAGTGACGGCGCTGCTGCCGGCGATCGCCTGGCTGGTGCTCTGGAAGGCATTGCCTCGGCAGGAGAACCCGGCAGCGGCGGTGCCATCCACGCTACGCCTGTCGGATGCCCGGCTGCGCCGACCGATGGCGGTGGCCTTCATCGCGATGTTCTGCGTGGCCATCGCGCAGATCACGGTGGGCTTCTTCGCCATCGACCGCCTGCATCTGGCGCCGGGCGCGGCGGCGCGCGCGGCCGGCATCGCGCTCACGGCGGTGGGCATCGGCCTGATCGCCTCGCAGTTGGTGGTGCGCAAGCTGGACTGGCCGCCGCTGCGGTTGATCCGCACGGGTGCAGTGATTGCGGCCGTGGGTTTCGGGGCGACGGCGATGGCCGGAACGCCGGCCTGGCTGGCCGTGTGCTATTTCGTGGCAGCCGCCGGCATGGGCGCCGTCTTTCCCGCCTTCGCGGCACTGGCGGCCAATGCGGTCGGGGGGCACGAGCAAGGTGCCGCCGCCGGCTCGGTCGGCGCGGCGCAGGGCCTGGGCATCGTGCTGGGGCCGCTGGTCGGGACGCTGCTCTACGAGTTCGGCGCTGGTGTTCCGTACCTGCTCGTTGCGCTGCTGCTGGCAGGGGTCGCACTGTGGCCGATGCCAAGTTCGCCAGCGCAATCTTCAACTGCATGA
- a CDS encoding helix-turn-helix transcriptional regulator, with protein sequence MAAKELRVDAGWTLPNLSPSVSLAGGVLHFEKPTDTTEVVEPGFKLVLILEGRLRYSVGERQTTSVHGPAFHMSMSDEPFSLSLRFDPAAPVRYVAVRIPRGSLAEDFGVDAGWLARRAAGSGRLLMDQQADRALQGLGRQLLACPMQGSARRMYLAGKAMELAATVMTGIERDAVGVQGAAAPLSVRDVERLHAARDILNRRLQQPPTLPELARLAGTNVNKLTTGFRQLFGCSVYDFVRGQRLELAYRLIATGGSSAAEAAQACGYTASHFTKAFQKRFGVKPGSLH encoded by the coding sequence ATGGCCGCCAAGGAACTCCGCGTCGATGCGGGCTGGACGCTGCCCAACTTGTCGCCCAGCGTCTCGCTGGCCGGCGGCGTGCTGCACTTCGAGAAACCGACCGATACGACCGAGGTCGTGGAGCCGGGGTTCAAACTGGTGCTGATTCTGGAGGGCCGGCTCCGCTACAGCGTGGGCGAGCGTCAGACGACCTCTGTGCATGGGCCGGCGTTTCATATGAGCATGAGCGACGAGCCGTTCTCCCTGAGCCTCCGCTTCGACCCCGCCGCACCCGTGCGCTACGTGGCGGTGCGCATTCCTCGAGGCTCATTGGCCGAAGACTTCGGGGTCGATGCGGGATGGCTCGCACGCCGCGCTGCGGGTAGCGGGCGGTTGTTGATGGACCAGCAGGCCGATCGCGCGTTGCAGGGCTTGGGGCGGCAATTGTTGGCATGCCCGATGCAGGGAAGCGCACGCCGCATGTACCTCGCCGGCAAGGCGATGGAACTGGCTGCCACGGTGATGACGGGCATCGAGCGGGATGCCGTGGGCGTGCAAGGAGCCGCCGCACCGCTTTCGGTACGCGACGTCGAGCGGCTGCATGCCGCTCGCGACATCCTGAACCGTCGCCTGCAGCAGCCGCCCACATTGCCGGAACTGGCGCGTCTTGCCGGTACCAACGTCAACAAGCTGACCACGGGGTTTCGCCAATTGTTCGGCTGCAGCGTCTACGACTTCGTGCGCGGCCAACGCCTCGAACTGGCCTACCGCCTGATTGCCACCGGCGGGTCGAGCGCGGCCGAAGCCGCGCAGGCATGTGGCTACACGGCTTCGCACTTCACGAAGGCCTTTCAAAAGCGCTTCGGCGTGA